From one Henningerozyma blattae CBS 6284 chromosome 1, complete genome genomic stretch:
- the GID11 gene encoding Gid11p (similar to Saccharomyces cerevisiae YLR149C; ancestral locus Anc_8.362): MTIDLSDQSQDERVNTGRDKIYQNYLMPNLELYDAKVSINHWQLRDCVKASTSQLGTIYYIYDHSIRQLHTGTNTLPPSQQQQQYLHHNNTNTNTTTNNIPTLKHNTSLSTEVVRFDFKPRCFTETNGLFACGGLITKDDTALESSSLPSSSTHLPQPEPLSLPNSMITNNWQGILSLHNAQTNFSKTFILGQLINNCVSIIPKGNNEFQLFSCNNDSHMYQCNISNSNVKLIQQFSDLKFALNNVAISNDYNTMVVSGDSNEFAVYRRNLISDVFLLTPESNSNLNNTVISSKRIPRFAIPDHHSESIDIHSNNNNNHNHSHNNSINNNILRAPNADHGFYTSFAENNLQFATIFQNGVCLLYDLRKMDTPLTQFNSSRPLSHNGAFRVCKFSKGLDDLLFISEHQGRVHIIDTRNFDNHQVILLPEKLKNDPTPSMTNNSQFRRHSYPQPQKTFEPWVTKARIIPLKYLEPKLIPFPKATTNPYRINNFNQLVNANANANAIPTPKEDSFAFKVRRVSTSIDDPPEIDPSLYNNPTSPNMFENTDFISIDTTPIPSPSRTFQNIVNNYSDNNNIQMDYNYSSSDFTDESNISGLDWIEDENSSSLIIGSHYGVLKWNINSWARRSFSGYDFC; encoded by the coding sequence ATGACAATAGACTTATCGGATCAGTCGCAAGATGAAAGAGTAAATACAGGCCGAGATAAAATATACCAAAACTATCTCATGCCTAACCTAGAACTATACGATGCCAAAGTCTCTATCAACCACTGGCAACTAAGAGACTGTGTCAAGGCATCGACATCTCAACTAGGCACCATTTACTACATCTACGACCATTCCATTAGACAGTTACATACAGGGACAAATACTTTACCCCCCtcacaacaacaacaacaatatttacaccataataatactaatactaatactactactaataatattccaacTTTAAAACACAACACCTCACTTTCCACCGAAGTTGTCCGGTTTGATTTCAAACCAAGGTGTTTTACTGAAACAAACGGACTTTTCGCATGTGGAGGATTGATCACAAAGGACGATACAGCGCTAGAGTCGTCATCGTTACCTTCTTCATCCACACATTTACCACAACCTGAACCGCTTTCACTTCCAAACTCCATGATTACAAACAATTGGCAAGGTATTTTGTCCCTACACAACGCTCAGACCAATTTTTCCAAGACGTTTATCTTGGGtcaattgattaataattgcGTCTCAATAATACCCAAGGGTAACAATGAATTCCAGTTGTTTTCATGTAATAATGATTCTCATATGTATCAATGTAACATTTCCAATTCAAATGTTAAATTGATACAACAATTTTCAGATTTGAAATTCGCCTTAAATAACGTCGCCATTTCCAATGATTATAATACAATGGTGGTTTCTGGTGATTCTAACGAGTTTGCCGTTTATAGAAGAAATTTGATCTCCGATGTCTTTTTATTAACACCTGAatcaaattctaatttaaaCAACACAGTCATCTCTTCTAAAAGAATCCCAAGATTCGCCATTCCAGACCATCATTCAGAATCCATAGACATtcatagtaataataataataatcataatcatagtcataataattccataaataataacattctTAGAGCTCCGAATGCAGATCATGGGTTTTATACTTCATTTgcagaaaataatttacaatttgCCACGATTTTCCAAAATGGGGTTTGCTTGTTGTACgatttaagaaaaatggATACTCCTTTAACtcaattcaattcttcAAGACCTTTATCTCATAACGGTGCATTTAGAGTTTGTAAATTTAGTAAAGGTCTTGACGATTTACTTTTCATCTCTGAACATCAAGGCAGAGttcatattattgataCAAGAAATTTCGATAATCATCAAGTCATTTTGCTTCctgaaaaattgaaaaatgatCCAACTCCATCAATGACAAACAATTCTCAATTTAGAAGACATTCATACCCTCAACCTCAAAAGACTTTTGAACCCTGGGTTACTAAGGCAAGAATAATacctttaaaatatttagaacCAAAATTAATTCCATTCCCTAAAGCTACGACAAACCCATATAGaataaacaattttaatcaATTGGTAAATGCCAATGCCAATGCCAATGCAATTCCAACCCCAAAAGAGGATTCATTCGCCTTTAAAGTAAGACGCGTGTCCACTTCTATAGATGATCCTCCTGAAATAGATCCATCTCTATACAACAACCCTACATCACCAAATATGTTTGAAAATACagattttatttcaatagaTACCACTCCTATTCCTTCACCTTCACGTACATtccaaaatattgtaaacaattattcagataataacaatattcAAATGGATTACAATTATTCAAGTTCAGATTTCACTGACGAGAGTAACATTTCTGGTTTGGATTGGATCGAAGATGAAAATTCAAGTTCTTTAATCATCGGTTCTCATTATGGTGTGTTGAAATGgaatattaattcttggGCAAGGCGTAGTTTTTCTGGCTATGATTTTTGTTAA
- the TBLA0A04190 gene encoding uncharacterized protein (similar to Saccharomyces cerevisiae STB3 (YDR169C); ancestral locus Anc_8.363) gives MENTTITPGDLSAILRKNGPLAIRHITKEINKIIPNFDKLSSSKQRRLIINTMELGDIDNLIIFEKVGWGQWNVKYVPNKLDFFKLRDEMNKQNLNKHLHKLPTSTSTSTITSTITSTGANPSTSTTTPPTTSADEIHDSPTPSHTPIPKADSRIDSDVIVSEDEESDSEADSAASDDDTSKLQDNLFTYGRRRKSSVVFDDSTPTSPRLPHMNINLSTLDSHPIKRRHSSSKPEKRLSSREARLSFSKESSLRSTLLDQHNKRSYISLQNARKITPHLTPLTKSTSHSETDEEDWKSIGAESLRKNSVAFMEDNLSLQSIKSSSDIDQSTPPLHPTPQDNENDAARLLLSLKS, from the coding sequence ATGGAAAACACAACAATCACTCCTGGCGATCTGTCTGCCATCCTTCGTAAGAATGGACCCTTGGCTATAAGACACATCACCAAAGAAATCAACAAGATAATACCAAACTTCGATAAACTCTCCTCTTCCAAACAAAGACGGTTGATCATCAACACTATGGAACTGGGCGATATCGATAACTTGatcatatttgaaaaagtaGGCTGGGGCCAATGGAATGTTAAATACGTGCCTAATAAGCTGgattttttcaaactaAGAGACGAAATGAACAAACAGAACCTGAACAAACACTTGCATAAGCTGCCAACGAGCACGAGCACGAGCACGATCACGAGCACGATCACGAGCACGGGCGCAAACCCAAGCACAAGCACAACCACTCCTCCCACCACCTCCGCAGACGAAATCCATGATTCGCCAACACCAAGCCACACCCCCATCCCCAAAGCGGATTCAAGAATAGATTCAGACGTAATCGTCtctgaagatgaagaaagtGACAGTGAAGCCGATAGTGCAGCTAGTGATGATGATACTTCCAAATTGCAAGACAATCTGTTCACCTACGGTAGAAGAAGGAAATCAAGCGTGGTCTTTGACGATTCCACTCCAACATCTCCTCGTCTGCCTCATATGAACATCAACTTGTCCACTCTAGATTCTCATCCCATCAAACGACGCCATTCTTCATCCAAACCTGAAAAACGCTTATCCTCCAGAGAAGCTCGTCTTTCATTTTCCAAAGAATCAAGTTTACGGTCCACACTTTTGGACCAACACAACAAACGCTCCTACATCTCTTTGCAAAATGCTAGAAAGATCACCCCTCACCTCACACCACTCACCAAATCAACAAGCCATTCAGAGactgatgaagaagattgGAAATCCATCGGTGCTGAAAGCTTAAGGAAGAACAGTGTCGCCTTTATGGAAGACAACTTATCTTTGCAAAGTATCAAATCCTCCTCAGATATCGACCAATCCACCCCACCATTACATCCCACACCTCAAGATAATGAAAACGATGCAGCAAGACTCTTGCTTAGCTTAAAAAGTTAG
- the STM1 gene encoding Stm1p (similar to Saccharomyces cerevisiae STM1 (YLR150W); ancestral locus Anc_8.364), with product MSNPFDLLGNDVEDADVVVLPPKEIVKKTTSSKKTDTPPPSANPARANKNRSAKQSTGNDRALKDKSAGRQQNQKKEVSSNSTSKRSTDRKKTDRHSRTGKTDSKKKIDQAWGSDATELDDETAAKQDAESEIAQDAAAAAASASKQMSLQDYMQSVSGNQLNKTPETKQASDVLENAELFVKEQEVLVEPTKVKSLRSKQLKTKEFLDFDATFSDALPKNNRRAGKFNKGGKKNSKKNSPPPKTLDSMNLPSLA from the coding sequence ATGTCCAACCCATTTGACTTGTTAGGCAACGACGTTGAAGACGCTGATGTCGTCGTCCTCCCACCAAAGGAAATCGTCAAAAAGACCACCTCCTCCAAGAAAACCGACACTCCCCCACCTTCAGCTAACCCAGCTAGAGCCAACAAAAACAGATCTGCCAAGCAATCCACTGGTAACGACAGAGCTTTAAAGGACAAATCCGCTGGTAGACAACAAAACCAAAAGAAGGAAGTCTCTTCCAACTCCACTTCCAAGAGATCAACCGACAGAAAGAAGACCGACCGTCATTCAAGAACCGGTAAGACCGATTCCAAGAAGAAGATCGATCAAGCTTGGGGTTCCGATGCCACTGAATTAGATGACGAAACTGCTGCTAAGCAAGACGCCGAATCTGAAATCGCCCAAGatgctgctgctgctgccgCCTCTGCTTCCAAGCAAATGTCTTTACAAGACTACATGCAATCCGTTTCCGGTAACCAATTGAACAAGACTCCAGAAACCAAGCAAGCTAGTGACGTCTTGGAAAACGCCGAATTGTTCGTCAAAGAACAAGAAGTCTTGGTCGAACCAACCAAGGTCAAGTCTTTGAGATCCAAGCAATTGAAGACCAAGGAATTCTTGGACTTTGACGCCACTTTCTCCGATGCTTTGCCAAAGAACAACAGAAGAGCCGGTAAATTCAACAAGGGTGGTAAGAAGAACTCAAAGAAAAACTCCCCACCTCCAAAGACTTTGGACTCCATGAACTTACCTTCTTTGGCTTAA
- the PCD1 gene encoding 8-oxo-dGTP diphosphatase (similar to Saccharomyces cerevisiae PCD1 (YLR151C); ancestral locus Anc_8.365), protein MNLPKPITILNNIRRFKNINRCPLQYVWPENRRSVVLILLFIDQNSKLRVLLTKRSRKLRAFAGHVSFPGGKADNKWETFEEIARREAEEEIGLPRNNDILRGEYGLEIETISDQIPCYLSHSLLSVKPMVCFLYNTQGKLGNEGVTRKYEEPLNINKFFGKLNPGETSSLFSIPLLDPITSNNGLREKLNNYQVEYFRKRRYFANWGGLKWDVKHFYYDKMNSNETSWLEQIDDLSGTSGESGSELENGSGCEGPQLKRDVWGLTARILYDLGGIGINLETQRIPLQSVNRIIGNEDLIEGLWKSGASMINKERNAWEKQLIDGGSFFKEYVENQYLSRYRNAKASILFFFFS, encoded by the coding sequence atgaacTTGCCTAAACCAATTACGATATTGAATAACATTcgaagatttaaaaatatcaacagATGCCCACTTCAATATGTTTGGCCAGAAAATCGAAGATCAGTGGTTTTAATCTTGTTATTTATTGATCAAAATTCGAAATTACGAGTGTTGTTGACAAAAAGATCGAGAAAATTAAGGGCGTTTGCTGGACATGTTTCATTCCCTGGTGGTAAAGCTGATAATAAATGGGAAACTTTTGAAGAGATTGCTAGAAGAGAagctgaagaagaaataggTTTACCTagaaataatgatattttaagaGGAGAATATGGATTAGAGATTGAAACAATCAGCGATCAAATCCCTTGCTATCTCTCACATTCGTTATTGAGTGTGAAACCAATGGTTTGCTTTTTATATAACACTCAGGGGAAATTGGGAAATGAAGGGGTCACAAGGAAATACGAAGAacctttaaatattaataaattttttggtaaattGAACCCTGGTGAAACATCTTCATTGTTTTCTATACCATTGTTGGATCCAATTACAAGTAATAATGGGTTACGtgagaaattaaataattatcaaGTGGAATATTTTAGGAAAAGAAGATATTTTGCCAATTGGGGTGGATTGAAATGGGATGTgaaacatttttattatgaCAAGATGAATAGTAATGAAACATCATGGTTGGAACAAATAGATGATTTGAGTGGGACCAGTGGAGAGAGTGGGAGTGAACTTGAAAATGGGAGCGGGTGTGAAGGACCCCAGCTGAAAAGAGATGTGTGGGGATTGACTGCACGTATATTATATGATCTTGGTGGTATTGGGATCAATTTAGAAACACAACGAATTCCATTACAATCTGTAAACCGAATAATTGGTAATGAAGATCTGATTGAAGGATTATGGAAAAGTGGAGCCAGTATGATCAATAAAGAACGGAATGCTTGGGAAAAGCAATTGATTGATGGGGGCAGTTTCTTCAAAGAGTATGTGGAGAATCAATATTTAAGTAGATATCGCAATGCAAAGGCaagtattttatttttttttttttcttga